One window from the genome of Aeromonas sp. FDAARGOS 1405 encodes:
- a CDS encoding prepilin-type N-terminal cleavage/methylation domain-containing protein, which produces MPATKGFTLIELVLVILLLGILAAFAVPKWLGKGGFETQTVRDELLTRLRLVQTVNMHEPANRCTSLRVDEGQFGHSTLSPCGDPAAISSWNANQLTRGRPVTLSAGISLSSNKGTPPFVIRFDQMGRPLGSCAGGCELQATDGRETSRIQIESEGYIHEIP; this is translated from the coding sequence ATGCCTGCAACCAAGGGCTTTACCCTGATTGAACTGGTACTGGTGATCCTGTTACTCGGGATTCTGGCCGCCTTTGCCGTGCCAAAATGGCTGGGCAAAGGCGGCTTTGAAACTCAAACCGTGCGTGACGAGCTGCTTACCCGGCTGCGGCTGGTACAGACCGTCAATATGCACGAACCGGCCAATCGTTGTACCTCACTGCGGGTTGACGAGGGCCAGTTTGGCCACAGCACGCTCTCCCCTTGTGGTGATCCTGCGGCTATATCGAGCTGGAACGCTAATCAGCTCACCCGTGGCCGTCCGGTGACCCTGTCAGCCGGGATCTCCCTCTCCTCGAACAAGGGCACGCCTCCTTTTGTTATCCGCTTTGATCAGATGGGCCGCCCGCTCGGTAGCTGCGCCGGTGGCTGCGAGCTGCAAGCCACAGATGGTCGCGAAACCAGCCGTATCCAGATTGAGTCAGAGGGATATATCCATGAGATCCCTTAA
- a CDS encoding prepilin-type N-terminal cleavage/methylation domain-containing protein, whose amino-acid sequence MKKQAGFTLIELVIVIIILGILAVTAAPKFLNLQDDARKAAADGVKASLQSSSQLVYSKAAILGIEGTSGAVSVAGTTVNTKFGYPLTTDAGKTVALDGWSEVSGTPGTFKPSNEPNSKCAVTYANTITAVGGVPSIAVSTECGK is encoded by the coding sequence ATGAAAAAACAGGCGGGTTTTACCCTGATCGAACTGGTTATCGTGATCATTATTCTGGGTATTCTGGCGGTCACCGCTGCACCCAAGTTCCTGAATTTGCAGGATGATGCTCGTAAAGCAGCTGCAGATGGTGTCAAAGCATCTCTGCAAAGCTCTTCCCAGTTGGTATATAGCAAAGCTGCAATTCTGGGAATTGAGGGTACCTCTGGTGCTGTTTCTGTAGCCGGTACCACAGTTAACACCAAATTTGGTTACCCACTCACCACAGATGCAGGTAAAACTGTTGCTCTGGATGGCTGGAGTGAAGTGTCTGGTACTCCTGGTACTTTTAAACCCAGCAACGAACCTAACAGTAAGTGTGCTGTGACTTATGCGAATACTATTACTGCTGTAGGTGGCGTACCCTCCATCGCAGTAAGTACTGAATGCGGTAAATAA
- a CDS encoding prepilin-type N-terminal cleavage/methylation domain-containing protein: protein MKMKPMAPSMPNNGMTRVTAGFSLIELVIVIVILGILAVTALPRFLDVTDEAKKASVEGVSGGFATGVSLVRAQWEAEGRAKQDSLNTVLYDGSRFYLTTPTDAQISNGELSPGYPMDTAASGNPDVDPANLSAERCLKIWEGLLQNPPKATANFNEVRGSGNDLKYYATVSSNGLDSVCRYYLVNSLSKGSDGKYQDPQGSTDAFMSFSYRPASGQVTTNIN from the coding sequence ATGAAAATGAAACCAATGGCACCATCAATGCCAAATAACGGGATGACAAGAGTGACCGCCGGCTTCTCCCTGATTGAGCTGGTGATCGTTATCGTGATCCTGGGGATCCTGGCGGTAACAGCGTTGCCCCGTTTTCTGGATGTAACCGACGAGGCGAAAAAGGCCAGCGTCGAGGGCGTCTCGGGTGGTTTTGCAACAGGAGTGTCGCTAGTGCGGGCCCAGTGGGAAGCGGAAGGGCGCGCCAAACAGGATAGCCTCAATACCGTGCTCTATGACGGCAGCCGCTTCTATCTGACCACGCCGACCGATGCCCAGATCAGCAACGGCGAGTTGTCTCCCGGCTATCCCATGGATACTGCTGCCAGCGGCAATCCGGATGTGGATCCGGCCAATCTGAGCGCAGAGCGTTGTCTCAAGATTTGGGAGGGGTTGCTGCAAAACCCGCCCAAGGCTACGGCCAACTTCAATGAAGTACGCGGTAGCGGCAATGACCTGAAATACTATGCCACTGTGAGCAGTAATGGACTGGATTCGGTCTGTCGTTACTATCTGGTCAATAGTTTGAGTAAGGGCAGCGATGGCAAGTATCAGGATCCGCAAGGCAGTACTGATGCATTCATGAGTTTCAGTTACCGTCCGGCGTCCGGTCAGGTGACTACCAACATCAATTGA
- a CDS encoding type II secretion system F family protein: protein MANFAYKGRDSQGNATSGVVEAANEMAAAEQLMRRGVMPTELKPGKAKSAAIDWSLLLEGGVKLDELVIFSRQMYALTRAGIPILRAIAGLEESTHSKPLKRALHSLGEDLGNGRPLSSSMQAHPKVFSSLFVAIIHVGENTGQLEEAFLQLANYFELELETRKRIKTAMRYPSFVMIAIGIAMVILNIMVIPVFAGMFAKFGVELPLATRILLATSHFFVNYWWLLLAILAGMVFGWRRWVATTKGKLTWHRWQLKLPIVGTIIERSLLARFARSFSMMLKAGVPLNTALTLVADAVDNAYMAGRVRDMRAGIERGESLLRTASSSGLFTPLVMQMIAVGEETGQVDDLLHEAAEYYEREVDYDLKSLTARIEPILIGIVAVMVLILALGIFTPMWDMMRAVRGK, encoded by the coding sequence AAGGGGCGTGACAGCCAGGGCAACGCGACCAGTGGCGTGGTCGAAGCGGCCAACGAGATGGCGGCCGCCGAGCAGCTGATGCGCCGCGGCGTGATGCCCACCGAGCTCAAACCGGGCAAGGCCAAGTCCGCCGCCATCGACTGGTCACTGTTGCTGGAAGGGGGCGTCAAGCTGGATGAGCTGGTGATCTTCAGCCGCCAGATGTATGCCCTGACCCGGGCCGGGATCCCGATCCTGCGTGCCATCGCCGGGTTGGAGGAGAGTACCCACAGCAAGCCGCTCAAGCGGGCGCTTCACTCGCTGGGGGAAGATCTTGGCAACGGTCGTCCGCTCTCCAGCTCGATGCAGGCGCACCCCAAGGTATTCAGCAGCCTGTTCGTCGCCATTATCCATGTGGGTGAGAACACAGGTCAGCTGGAAGAGGCCTTTTTGCAGCTCGCCAACTATTTCGAGCTGGAGCTGGAGACTCGCAAGCGGATCAAGACTGCCATGCGCTACCCCAGCTTCGTGATGATCGCCATCGGTATCGCCATGGTGATCCTCAATATCATGGTGATCCCGGTGTTTGCCGGCATGTTCGCCAAATTCGGGGTGGAGTTGCCGCTGGCGACCCGCATTCTGCTCGCCACCTCGCACTTTTTTGTCAACTACTGGTGGCTGCTGCTCGCTATTCTGGCGGGGATGGTGTTCGGTTGGCGCCGCTGGGTCGCCACCACCAAGGGCAAGCTGACCTGGCACCGCTGGCAGCTCAAGTTGCCGATCGTCGGCACCATCATAGAGCGCTCCCTGCTGGCCCGTTTTGCCCGCAGTTTTTCCATGATGCTCAAGGCAGGGGTGCCGCTGAACACCGCGCTGACCCTGGTGGCCGATGCGGTGGATAACGCCTATATGGCGGGGCGGGTACGGGATATGCGCGCCGGTATCGAGCGGGGCGAGAGCCTGCTTCGCACCGCCAGTAGCAGCGGCCTGTTCACCCCGCTGGTGATGCAGATGATCGCCGTGGGTGAGGAGACCGGTCAGGTCGATGACCTGCTGCACGAAGCGGCCGAGTATTACGAGCGCGAGGTGGATTATGACCTCAAGAGTCTCACCGCCCGCATCGAGCCGATCCTGATCGGGATCGTGGCAGTAATGGTGTTGATCCTGGCGCTGGGTATCTTCACGCCTATGTGGGACATGATGAGGGCCGTAAGAGGCAAGTAA